A genomic segment from Spinacia oleracea cultivar Varoflay chromosome 3, BTI_SOV_V1, whole genome shotgun sequence encodes:
- the LOC130469006 gene encoding F-box protein At1g49990-like, producing MQIDNLPDSLLIEILKRLPCQFVLRSKTVCKRWLSLVSDPFFIRCFVHHHQHDVNHSPPFTLVHQFYYWHHHVTETACRKIHAVSEHPILQTREFFLDFLPCFQHPDPWPIRIVASHGDLVVCHDNKLYSHQSKYYVCNLLTKQWRALPPIPGRHVEDDMAIGLVLYGDEYDLPMVSYKVVRILKLGSRSSHLISEIFSSDTGEWTESSLPCPPSIRRFWQFRTSAVTVNNALHWIINGNNGETVIVLDPFTGINGECRLIDPPLELKFEMAHVCLGTCREKLRMSTIKGVHPNRMLKVWELQDYENGKWLLQNRICLKEMVFVTDYQFDMLEFSTNLVLSFHPKDGDVVYLRCHNHIMKCNMRKGTLEVVTKCLGDPTFVIRTLTVFPLVHPCWPSLTA from the coding sequence ATGCAGATTGACAATCTCCCTGACAGCTTACTCATCGAAATCCTTAAAAGACTACCTTGCCAATTTGTTCTCCGATCTAAAACCGTCTGCAAACGATGGCTTTCTCTCGTCTCTGACCCTTTCTTCATTCGTTGTTTCGTCCACCATCACCAACACGACGTTAACCATTCCCCGCCATTCACGTTGGTGCACCAGTTTTATTATTGGCATCACCATGTCACCGAAACAGCGTGTAGGAAGATCCATGCAGTTTCGGAGCACCCAATTCTCCAAACCCGAGAATTCTTCCTAGACTTTCTCCCCTGCTTCCAACACCCGGATCCATGGCCCATCCGTATAGTTGCATCCCATGGAGACCTTGTGGTATGTCACGACAACAAACTGTATTCCCATCAAAGCAAGTACTACGTTTGCAATCTTCTAACAAAGCAATGGCGGGCGCTCCCGCCAATCCCTGGTCGCCACGTGGAGGATGACATGGCCATTGGTTTAGTACTATACGGCGATGAATATGATCTTCCGATGGTCAGCTACAAGGTGGTTCGGATCCTTAAACTTGGGTCTCGTAGTAGTCATCTCATTTCCGAGATCTTTTCTTCCGATACAGGGGAGTGGACCGAGTCCTCATTACCCTGCCCACCGAGCATACGCCGGTTTTGGCAGTTCAGAACAAGTGCTGTTACTGTAAACAATGCCTTACATTGGATAATTAACGGTAACAATGGCGAAACCGTAATTGTCCTCGATCCGTTTACCGGCATCAATGGTGAATGTCGGCTCATTGATCCTCCCCTCGAGTTGAAGTTCGAGATGGCACATGTTTGTCTAGGAACATGCAGGGAGAAACTGAGGATGTCCACAATAAAAGGGGTGCACCCGAATAGGATGCTTAAAGTTTGGGAGTTGCAGGACTATGAGAACGGGAAATGGTTATTACAGAACAGGATATGCCTAAAGGAGATGGTGTTTGTTACTGATTATCAGTTTGATATGCTCGAGTTTTCGACTAATCTTGTTCTGAGTTTCCACCCAAAAGATGGGGATGTTGTGTACTTGAGATGCCATAATCATATAATGAAGTGTAATATGAGGAAGGGAACGTTGGAAGTGGTTACCAAGTGTCTTGGAGATCCGACTTTTGTTATCCGTACTCTTACAGTTTTTCCTCTGGTTCATCCCTGTTGGCCGTCATTAACTGCATAG
- the LOC110796937 gene encoding disease resistance protein RPM1-like: MKNFCLLKVLDLQDAPVNQISEAVGSLFHLQYLSLRGTKVKKLPSSIGKLQNLQTLDLKHSLVEELPTEISKLRKLRHLVSYSYHWDDTFSFHIRNVTAGKIPAEICQNSLGMQNLGWVDSSNSLGLLDQLGHLKQLRRLGVAGVEIKDGSTLCNAIKNMHRLQTILIASRNKDEVLDLDHMSSPPMFLRRVLLIGRLQKFPSWISQLENVVKIGFCHSRLKDGSFEPLGKLPNLKMLVVSEAYDGETLYFGAMRFQKLKILRLFYLYNLKVITMEPESLPVLEELELGSSPHMEFPTGIQHLKSLTLLNLHDMPKTFSDDLTPNIGQHFGIINHVPNVYVNSKAGAGRWESSSLRCPYERETLLYTQYSGPLRSS, translated from the coding sequence ATGAAGAATTTTTGTCTCTTGAAGGTGCTCGATCTTCAAGATGCTCCGGTTAATCAGATCTCAGAAGCTGTGGGAAGTTTATTTCATTTGCAGTATTTAAGCCTCAGGGGTACCAAAGTAAAGAAGCTACCTAGTTCTATTGGTAAACTTCAGAACCTTCAAACTTTGGATCTCAAACATTCCCTAGTAGAAGAGCTACCAACTGAGATAAGTAAACTGCGGAAACTAAGACATCTTGTGTCATATTCTTACCATTGGGATGATACATTCAGTTTCCACATCAGGAATGTAACAGCAGGAAAAATACCAGCTGAAATTTGTCAGAATTCTCTTGGGATGCAAAATTTGGGATGGGTGGATAGTAGTAATTCATTAGGTCTCTTAGATCAACTCGGACATTTGAAGCAGTTGAGAAGATTAGGAGTTGCAGGGGTCGAGATAAAAGATGGAAGCACACTTTGTAACGCAATCAAGAATATGCATCGTCTCCAAACAATTCTGATTGCTTCGAGAAACAAAGATGAGGTGCTTGATTTAGACCATATGTCATCACCTCCTATGTTTCTTCGCCGTGTTCTTCTAATAGGACGGTTGCAGAAGTTTCCAAGTTGGATTTCACAGCTTGAAAACGTTGTTAAGATTGGTTTCTGTCATTCACGTTTGAAAGATGGCTCATTTGAGCCACTCGGAAAGCTGCCAAACCTGAAGATGCTTGTGGTTTCAGAGGCATATGATGGTGAAACTCTGTATTTTGGTGCAATGCGGTTTCAAAAGCTTAAGATTCTACGGCTTTTTTATCTGTACAATCTGAAAGTGATAACAATGGAGCCGGAGAGTTTGCCTGTTCTTGAGGAGTTGGAACTCGGATCAAGCCCACATATGGAGTTCCCCACAGGGATCCAACACCTTAAGAGCCTAACTCTGCTTAACTTACATGATATGCCGAAAACATTTTCAGATGACTTGACTCCAAACATAGGCCAGCATTTTGGCATCATCAACCATGTACCTAATGTATATGTCAATTCTAAGGCTGGAGCTGGTCGTTGGGAATCCTCCTCTTTACGATGTCCATATGAACGAGAAACACTGTTGTACACACAGTATTCGGGGCCACTTCGATCTTCATGA
- the LOC110797464 gene encoding disease resistance protein RPM1, whose translation MAETVVCFVLEKLFPLITAEAEMLRGLPTDLVAISNELRSIKVFLKDAEQRVEESDGIKEWVRQVRDVAYQIEDVIDEHLLLHHPRERHHNHFFNVFSNLTRSVVLLRSNHRIANTIKRIRLEVLEINQRRSSFSLGGGPSFSNGLDNEDPHKRADQDPRAGFLYVNESKLVGIDEPKRDIIRLLDLELQDFPQNKVISVVGMGGLGKTTLIRKVYEDMSVKKHFPFRAWITLSRPGRSIDIIRSMTKQFYRSAFDSAPLEIDTMDEESLTEEMRNYLRNQRFLVVFDDVWNIETYIKDVLPSYNNGNKILMTTRLEDVALAWKGSSCDRVYKLQPLSAEKAWDLFCRKVFGGPNAKCPQELDRLSREIVKKCEGMPLAIVTIGGLLSTKNKFVIEWHKLCNSIGAELANNLHLANIKKILLLSYHDLPHYLKPCFLYFGIFPGDRLIENTRLFRLWIAEGFIYKVSGKTLEEVADEYLTELIRRSLVQVTWVDIAKRPRGVRVHDLLREIILLKSKELSFCQVLNKEDLFIDGQSRRLAIPNDNVGTSAKLVIEGTTKRSHLRSLFLFEGHEVMPKFITGSFLKQVHLLKVLDLQNAPLSQIPESAGGLYHLQYLSLNSTNVERLPKSIGKLGNLQCLDLKNSLIRELPAELSRISKLRHLISYSYYWDDAFSFYVRNVRAARIPAAICWNSQEMQNLGWVDGSYAVGFIDQLGNLKQLRRLGVAHLKREDGRNLCNAIKYMHHLQAFMVASRSKDEVLDVNHILSPPPMLRRLLLMGRLEKLPDWISRLENVVKLVLCHSRLNEDPLEVLGALPNLMKLIVSEAYDGERLYFSATRFQNLKVLCLYCLCNLKLIELELGTLPVLKELQLGPSPQLKEVPTGIQHLKNLTLLRFHDMPKEFTDTLIPYKGQHYHIIEHVANVYINFKAGAGHWETSSLRSPQERKMVALWQ comes from the exons ATGGCAGAGACAGTAGTTTGCTTTGTTTTGGAGAAGCTCTTCCCTTTAATAACCGCAGAAGCAGAGATGTTAAGGGGTCTTCCCACAGACTTGGTGGCCATCAGTAATGAACTTAGGAGCATAAAAGTTTTCCTCAAGGATGCGGAGCAAAGGGTAGAGGAAAGTGATGGCATCAAAGAATGGGTGAGACAAGTGAGAGATGTAGCTTATCAAATCGAAGATGTGATCGACGAGCACTTGCTGCTTCATCATCCTCGCGAACGCCATCATAATCACTTCTTCAATGTCTTCAGTAACCTAACTCGAAGTGTGGTGCTATTGAGGTCAAATCATAGGATAGCAAATACCATAAAACGGATCCGCTTGGAGGTCCTGGAAATTAACCAAAGAAGGAGTAGTTTTTCCCTTGGTGGAGGTCCAAGCTTTTCAAATGGACTGGATAACGAAGATCCACACAAGCGCGCAGACCAAGACCCACGAGCAGGCTTTCTCTATGTCAATGAATCAAAACTTGTGGGTATTGACGAGCCCAAGAGAGATATAATTAGGTTGTTGGATTTGGAGCTTCAGGATTTCCCTCAAAACAAAGTGATATCAGTTGTTGGTATGGGCGGCCTAGGAAAAACTACACTCATAAGGAAAGTGTATGAGGACATGTCTGTTAAGAAGCACTTTCCTTTCCGTGCTTGGATCACTCTTTCTCGACCGGGAAGATCCATTGATATAATCAGGAGCATGACCAAGCAGTTTTACAGATCTGCTTTTGATTCTGCCCCCCTGGAAATTGACACTATGGATGAAGAGTCTCTCACTGAGGAAATGAGGAACTATTTACGAAATCAGAG GTTCCTCGTTGTTTTTGACGATGTTTGGAACATTGAAACGTACATTAAAGATGTCCTACCCTCTTACAACAATGGTAATAAAATACTGATGACAACACGCCTTGAAGATGTTGCCCTTGCTTGGAAGGGGTCATCTTGTGATCGCGTTTACAAGCTTCAACCTTTGTCTGCTGAAAAAGCTTGGGATCTCTTCTGTAGGAAAGTATTCGGAGGCCCTAACGCAAAATGTCCTCAGGAACTGGATAGGTTGTCACGAGAAATAGTAAAAAAATGTGAAGGAATGCCGCTTGCAATTGTGACTATAGGTGGTCTATTATCAACAAAAAACAAGTTTGTTATAGAGTGGCATAAGTTGTGCAACAGCATTGGTGCCGAACTGGCAAATAATCTTCACCTGGCTAACATTAAGAAAATCCTACTACTCAGCTATCATGATTTGCCTCACTACCTAAAACCTTGTTTTTTATACTTCGGCATCTTTCCTGGGGACCGTTTAATTGAAAACACACGGTTGTTTAGGTTGTGGATAGCTGAGGGCTTTATTTATAAGGTATCAGGCAAGACACTCGAAGAGGTTGCAGATGAGTATTTGACTGAACTCATCAGAAGAAGCTTGGTGCAAGTGACATGGGTTGACATTGCTAAAAGACCCAGGGGTGTTCGGGTCCATGATCTCCTACGTGAAATAATACTTCTAAAATCAAAGGAATTGAGCTTTTGTCAAGTTCTTAACAAGGAAGACTTATtcattgatggtcaaagtagaCGTTTGGCGATTCCGAATGATAATGTCGGCACTAGTGCTAAGTTGGTTATTGAGGGAACTACTAAAAGGTCACATCTGCGTTCACTGTTTCTGTTTGAGGGACATGAAGTAATGCCCAAGTTCATAACAGGCTCATTCTTAAAACAAGTTCACCTCTTGAAGGTTCTTGATCTTCAAAATGCTCCATTAAGCCAGATCCCAGAATCTGCAGGTGGTTTATATCACTTGCAGTATCTAAGCCTGAATAGCACCAACGTAGAGAGGCTGCCAAAATCTATTGGCAAACTTGGGAACCTCCAATGTTTGGATCTCAAGAATTCTCTCATCCGAGAGCTACCAGCTGAGTTAAGTAGAATCTCTAAATTAAGACATCTTATCTCATATTCTTACTATTGGGATGATGCCTTCAGTTTTTATGTGAGGAATGTCAGAGCAGCGAGGATTCCAGCTGCAATTTGCTGGAATTCTCAAGAGATGCAGAATTTGGGATGGGTGGATGGCAGTTATGCAGTCGGTTTTATAGATCAGCTGGGGAATTTAAAGCAGTTGCGAAGGTTAGGAGTGGCGCACCTCAAGAGGGAAGATGGGAGGAACCTGTGCAATGCAATCAAGTACATGCATCACCTTCAAGCATTTATGGTTGCTTCAAGAAGCAAGGATGAGGTTCTTGATGTTAACCATATTTTGTCTCCCCCTCCAATGCTCCGCCGCCTTCTCTTAATGGGACGGCTGGAGAAGCTCCCAGATTGGATTTCAAGGCTTGAAAACGTTGTCAAATTGGTTTTATGTCATTCCAGATTAAATGAAGATCCACTTGAGGTTCTTGGAGCATTGCCAaatttaatgaagctaatagtTTCCGAGGCATATGATGGTGAGAGATTGTATTTCAGTGCCACCAGGTTTCAAAATCTTAAGGTGTTATGCCTTTATTGTCTCTGCAATCTGAAATTGATTGAACTGGAGCTAGGGACTCTGCCTGTTCTGAAAGAGCTACAACTTGGACCTAGCCCACAGCTGAAAGAGGTTCCCACTGGCATCCAACACCTTAAGAACCTAACTCTCCTCAGGTTCCATGATATGCCTAAGGAATTCACAGATACTCTTATTCCGTATAAGGGACAGCACTATCACATCATCGAGCATGTAGCTAATGTGTATATCAATTTCAAGGCTGGTGCAGGTCACTGGGAAACCTCATCTTTAAGGTCTCCACAAGAACGGAAAATGGTGGCTCTCTGGCAGTGA
- the LOC130469005 gene encoding F-box protein At5g49610-like — MSELSTSQLLLTPNSSINNILNDSLLIEILQRLPCNSVLRAKSVCKHWFSLLSDPYFHRTFVRYHEQHALPFTLVYEFHFWRRCLSDHLHHNFHTVSDHKNFQLRGFHLGFLPCFQPWESHPIWVVASHKDLLVCCHLKISLLQGVYYICNPLTKQWLDLPPSPGHHRVADTAVSFITSEKSVSLNSFKLVQIPKLDSCHSNSNCFEVNMFCSEEGEWRKFKITSPRSFTRTWQFRPESITFKNKFHWLVNSSNVVVVDPFEITSGFCQVIGLPADLNPDIGICLGSCHDNLRVCQISRGWSNCELIVWKLLDYVTGNWDLECKISLKEMAFFENVRLHKFGFSTMEVLAFHPADFGVLYLRFDNQIVLCNVRRKTLEVVSECLQDSSFSVGTCGVFLLMHPCWPSMIPSLPLLKEC, encoded by the coding sequence ATGAGCGAATTAAGCACATCCCAGCTTCTTCTTACTCCAAACTCATCAATTAACAACATCCTGAATGACAGCCTATTAATTGAGATTCTTCAAAGGCTCCCTTGCAACTCTGTCCTTCGAGCAAAATCCGTCTGTAAACACTGGTTTTCTCTCCTCTCTGACCCTTACTTCCACCGGACCTTTGTccggtatcacgaacaacatgcATTACCTTTCACCCTTGTATACGAGTTTCATTTCTGGCGTCGCTGTCTCAGCGACCATCTCCATCACAACTTCCATACGGTTTCAGACCACAAAAATTTCCAGTTGCGAGGGTTTCACCTAGGTTTCCTCCCTTGCTTTCAACCATGGGAATCACACCCCATTTGGGTTGTGGCTTCCCACAAAGACCTCTTGGTTTGTTGTCACCTCAAAATATCCTTATTACAAGGTGTATACTACATCTGCAACCCATTAACCAAGCAGTGGCTCGACCTTCCACCTTCCCCGGGCCACCATAGGGTAGCAGATACTGCTGTCAGCTTCATTACTTCTGAGAAATCTGTTTCTCTAAACAGCTTCAAACTGGTGCAAATCCCTAAACTAGACTCATGTCATAGTAATAGTAACTGCTTTGAGGTAAACATGTTTTGCTCCGAGGAGGGTGAGTGGAGAAAGTTTAAGATAACTTCTCCGCGAAGTTTCACAAGGACTTGGCAGTTCAGGCCTGAGTCAATAACCTTCAAGAACAAGTTTCATTGGCTGGTGAACAGCTcgaatgttgttgttgttgatccgTTTGAGATAACTAGTGGATTCTGCCAAGTTATTGGTTTGCCAGCGGATTTGAACCCTGACATAGGAATTTGCTTAGGATCTTGTCATGATAATCTTAGGGTGTGCCAAATTTCAAGAGGGTGGTCAAATTGTGAGCTGATAGTTTGGAAACTTCTAGATTATGTTACTGGAAACTGGGACTTGGAATGTAAGATCAGTCTTAAAGAGATGGCGTTTTTCGAGAATGTACGTTTGCATAAGTTTGGATTTTCGACTATGGAGGTGTTGGCTTTCCATCCGGCTGATTTCGGGGTTTTGTACTTGAGATTTGATAATCAGATAGTGTTGTGCAATGTGAGAAGAAAAACACTGGAAGTGGTTAGTGAGTGTTTGCAAGACTCGAGTTTCTCTGTAGGAACATGTGGTGTGTTTCTGCTTATGCATCCGTGTTGGCCGTCGATGATCCCTTCACTTCCCCTGTTAAAGGAATGCTGA